The Clostridium botulinum BKT015925 genome includes the window CAGTTACTATTACTATTGGCGCACTTACAAATTTAGCATTAACAGCTGCATCTCCTAAAACTAATGTTCCTGCAATACTTACTGCAGCACCTACATGTTTAGGTAACCTTATACCAGCTTCTCTTATTATTTCAAAAACGATAAGCATAGACATTGCTTCTACAGCTGTTGGTAAGGGTACACCTTCTTTAGCTGAGTATATACTTAAAACCAGTTTAGTTGGAATCATTTCTTTATGAAATGTAGTAAAAGCAACATATATTCCAGGAGTACCTACAGTTATTATAAATGCTAATATTCTTAACAATCTATTTAATGATGCATATATAAAATTATTATAATAATCTTCATTTACCTGAAAATTTTCAATAAATAAAAATGGTACACTTAAAGCTACTGGAGCTCCATCACATAAAACTACTACTCTACCTTGTAGTAATTTAGATGCTATAACATCTGGTCTTTCTGTAGTTCCCACTGTCTTAAATGTAGATAAATGTGCGTCTTTTATTAATTCCTTTATAACTTCACTAGAAAAAAAGCCTTCAATATCTATATCATCTAATCTCAATTTAAGTTCTTCTATTATCTTAGGATTTGCTATATTATCCATATAAACTATGCAAATTTTAGTCTTGGTCCTAGCCCCTATTTCCTTCATTTCAAATTTTAAATTAGAAGAAATTATTCTTCTTCTAATTAACGATATGTTAGTACCAATAGATTCATTAAATCCTTCTCTTGGTCCTCTTACAACAGTTTCTGCTTGTGGTTCTGATATTGCCCTTGTTTCCCATCCCTTAGTATCAATAAGTAATG containing:
- a CDS encoding spore germination protein; this translates as MSKASENIHDKDTVTTLREEVQQYDLKKSLKDNIELFKNEIFNNDDTIVYRELQNKKAPLKFCLMFIDSMTNNKVINDSVIDKIINKDFTYKSQNIVDYIKAEVITVDSIIKTDEMEVILNGLLYGESLLLIDGVDKALLIDTKGWETRAISEPQAETVVRGPREGFNESIGTNISLIRRRIISSNLKFEMKEIGARTKTKICIVYMDNIANPKIIEELKLRLDDIDIEGFFSSEVIKELIKDAHLSTFKTVGTTERPDVIASKLLQGRVVVLCDGAPVALSVPFLFIENFQVNEDYYNNFIYASLNRLLRILAFIITVGTPGIYVAFTTFHKEMIPTKLVLSIYSAKEGVPLPTAVEAMSMLIVFEIIREAGIRLPKHVGAAVSIAGTLVLGDAAVNAKFVSAPIVIVTAITGISELVLHDMESALLVSRIVFLLLASMLGLYGIIFGVMGLTIHLMSIKSFGIPYMLKLVYLNKYDIRDTAIRLPWWNLKYRTMFVAKDNIRLKKRKKQ